In Streptomyces sp. NBC_00569, a single genomic region encodes these proteins:
- a CDS encoding UvrD-helicase domain-containing protein produces MTTRLTDPEQLKELLGIPFTPEQTACITASPAPQVIVAGAGSGKTTVMAARVVWLVGTGQVAPEQVLGLTFTNKAAGELAERVRKALIKAGVTDPDAIDPDNPPGEPVISTYHAFAGRLLTDHGLRIGLEPTARLLADATRFQLAARVLREAPGPYPALTRSFADLVSDLLTLDGELAEHLVRPDELRAYDTRLLHTLEGRKLTNADLRKVPEAAAARLDLTGLVTRYREAKRARDLLDFGDQIALSATLARTRPEVGAILRDEFRVVLLDEYQDTSVAQRILLAGLFGEGTGHPVTAVGDPCQAIYGWRGASVANLDDFPEHFADTDGRPATRFSLSENRRSGGRLLELANGLAQPLRALHAGVEALRPAPGAERDGIVRCALLRTHAEEIDWLGDSLAHLVRTGTAPGEIAVLCRTATDFAAIQGALVARDIPVEVVGLSGLLHLPEVADLVAVCEVLQDPGANASLVRLLTGPRWRIGPRDLALLGRRARLLVAHARGGDDDPDRRLAEAVEGTDPSEVISLADALDTFLETPLDEQGDDRLPFSPEARVRFARLATELRDLRRSLADPLMDVLHRVLAVTGLEVELAASPHALAARRRETLSNFLDIAASFAANDSSASLLAFLGFLRTAAQYEKGLDNALPGGENTVKVLTAHKSKGLEWDVVAVPGLVTGTFPSAQGREKWTAQSKVLPHELRGDAATLPDIEAWDSKGMKAFHEEMKEHQRTEELRLGYVTYTRPRTLLLGSGHWWGPAQKRPRGPSDFLQALYDHCAAGHGEIEAWADEPEEDEENPALQEASAEHAWPLPLDDEAMARRRAAAATVLAHLETPADADAHSHENGHPVTYTDPDWPAPPDEEALYEDEPLYEDEPLYEEGDFVGSPEDGPGPDWDEWDDWDALPRARPTLPHPTGTPAHEQPAVDAPHSDPHSHPDDARPTRGAPHTPAHNASHTPTHPLAAIPHPTTPQDADTRPHSAPAPTGAAPTVPPERHRPTPEETRTLASWDRDLDALTGELLRSRQAVRDVPLPTTLTASQLLHLAADPDGFAQELARPMPRPPQPAARRGTRFHAWVESRFEELRLPMLDPEELPGSEADIADERDLEALKEAFDSTPYADRTPYRVETPFQLAIAGRVIRGRIDAVYKEGEGDDTTYEIVDWKTTRGRTADPLQLAVYRLAWAEQHGLAPEAVKATFVYVRDGETVTPRDLPGRAEMERLLLEDPTPGPGDRRAPEPPHQHAPADG; encoded by the coding sequence GTGACCACACGCCTCACCGACCCCGAGCAGCTCAAGGAGCTCCTCGGGATCCCGTTCACCCCGGAGCAGACGGCCTGCATCACCGCGTCGCCCGCCCCGCAGGTGATCGTGGCCGGAGCCGGCTCCGGCAAGACGACGGTCATGGCCGCCCGCGTCGTATGGCTCGTCGGCACCGGCCAGGTCGCGCCGGAACAGGTCCTCGGCCTCACCTTCACGAACAAGGCCGCCGGCGAACTCGCCGAGCGCGTCCGCAAAGCACTGATCAAGGCAGGCGTCACCGACCCCGACGCCATCGACCCGGACAACCCCCCGGGCGAGCCCGTGATCTCCACGTACCACGCCTTCGCCGGCCGCCTCCTCACCGACCACGGCCTGCGCATCGGCCTCGAACCCACCGCACGCCTCCTCGCCGACGCCACCCGCTTCCAGCTCGCCGCCCGCGTCCTGCGCGAGGCCCCCGGCCCCTACCCGGCCCTCACCCGCTCCTTCGCCGACCTCGTCAGCGACCTCCTCACCCTCGACGGCGAGCTCGCCGAACACCTCGTCCGGCCCGACGAACTGCGCGCCTACGACACCCGACTCCTGCACACCCTCGAAGGCCGCAAACTCACCAACGCCGACCTGCGCAAGGTCCCCGAGGCCGCCGCCGCCCGCCTCGACCTCACCGGCCTCGTCACCCGGTACCGCGAAGCCAAGCGCGCCCGCGACCTCCTCGACTTCGGCGACCAGATCGCCCTCTCCGCCACCCTCGCCCGCACCCGCCCCGAGGTCGGCGCCATCCTCCGCGACGAGTTCCGCGTCGTCCTCCTCGACGAGTACCAGGACACCTCCGTCGCCCAGCGGATCCTCCTGGCCGGCCTCTTCGGAGAGGGCACCGGCCACCCCGTGACCGCCGTCGGCGACCCCTGCCAGGCGATCTACGGCTGGCGCGGCGCCTCCGTCGCCAACCTCGACGACTTCCCCGAACACTTCGCCGACACCGACGGCCGCCCCGCCACCCGCTTCTCCCTCAGCGAGAACCGCCGCAGCGGCGGCCGCCTCCTCGAACTCGCCAACGGCCTCGCCCAGCCGCTGCGCGCACTCCACGCGGGCGTGGAAGCCCTGCGCCCCGCCCCCGGCGCCGAACGCGACGGCATCGTCCGCTGCGCCCTCCTGCGCACCCACGCCGAGGAGATCGACTGGCTCGGCGACTCCCTCGCCCACCTCGTACGCACCGGCACCGCCCCCGGCGAGATCGCCGTCCTGTGCCGCACCGCGACCGACTTCGCCGCCATCCAGGGCGCCCTCGTCGCACGCGACATCCCCGTAGAGGTCGTCGGCCTCTCCGGCCTCCTCCACCTCCCCGAGGTCGCCGACCTCGTCGCCGTCTGCGAAGTCCTCCAGGACCCCGGCGCCAACGCCTCACTGGTCCGCCTCCTGACCGGCCCCCGCTGGCGCATCGGCCCCCGCGACCTCGCCCTCCTCGGCCGCCGCGCCCGCCTCCTCGTCGCCCACGCGCGCGGGGGCGACGACGATCCCGACCGCCGCCTCGCCGAAGCCGTCGAGGGGACCGACCCCTCCGAAGTGATATCGCTCGCCGACGCCCTCGACACGTTCCTGGAAACCCCCCTCGACGAACAGGGCGACGACAGGCTGCCCTTCTCACCCGAGGCACGCGTACGCTTCGCGCGCCTCGCCACCGAACTGCGCGACCTGCGCCGCTCACTCGCCGACCCGCTGATGGACGTACTCCACCGCGTCCTCGCCGTCACCGGCCTCGAAGTCGAACTCGCCGCCTCACCGCACGCCCTGGCCGCCCGCCGTCGCGAGACCCTCTCCAACTTTCTCGACATCGCCGCCTCGTTCGCCGCGAACGACAGCTCCGCGAGCCTCCTCGCCTTCCTCGGCTTCCTGCGCACCGCCGCCCAGTACGAGAAGGGCCTCGACAACGCGCTCCCCGGCGGCGAGAACACCGTGAAGGTGCTCACCGCCCACAAGTCCAAGGGCCTGGAATGGGACGTCGTCGCCGTCCCCGGCCTCGTCACCGGCACGTTCCCCAGCGCCCAGGGCCGCGAGAAATGGACCGCCCAGAGCAAGGTCCTGCCGCACGAACTGCGCGGCGACGCCGCCACACTGCCCGACATCGAAGCGTGGGACTCCAAGGGCATGAAGGCCTTCCACGAAGAGATGAAGGAACACCAGCGCACCGAGGAACTCCGCCTCGGCTACGTCACCTACACCCGCCCCCGCACCCTCCTCCTCGGCTCGGGCCACTGGTGGGGCCCCGCCCAGAAGCGCCCCCGCGGCCCCTCCGACTTCCTCCAGGCGCTGTACGACCACTGCGCCGCCGGACACGGGGAGATCGAGGCCTGGGCCGACGAACCCGAGGAGGACGAGGAGAACCCCGCGCTCCAGGAGGCATCCGCCGAGCACGCGTGGCCGCTCCCGCTCGACGACGAGGCCATGGCGCGCCGCCGCGCGGCCGCGGCCACGGTGCTGGCCCACCTCGAAACCCCGGCCGACGCCGACGCCCACTCCCACGAGAACGGCCACCCGGTCACGTACACCGACCCGGACTGGCCGGCCCCGCCGGACGAAGAGGCGCTCTACGAAGACGAGCCCCTCTACGAAGACGAGCCTCTTTATGAAGAGGGCGATTTCGTCGGCTCACCTGAGGACGGCCCCGGACCGGACTGGGACGAATGGGATGACTGGGACGCGCTGCCCCGCGCACGCCCCACGCTCCCGCACCCGACCGGCACCCCCGCGCACGAGCAGCCCGCTGTCGATGCCCCGCACAGCGACCCGCACTCACACCCGGACGACGCCCGACCCACGCGTGGCGCCCCGCACACGCCCGCGCACAACGCCTCGCACACGCCCACGCACCCCCTGGCCGCCATCCCGCACCCCACCACGCCCCAGGACGCCGACACCCGCCCCCACTCCGCCCCGGCACCCACCGGCGCCGCCCCGACCGTCCCCCCGGAGCGCCACCGGCCCACTCCGGAGGAGACCCGCACACTCGCCTCCTGGGACCGCGACCTCGACGCCCTCACCGGCGAACTCCTGCGCTCCCGCCAGGCCGTCCGCGACGTCCCCCTCCCCACCACCCTCACCGCCTCCCAGCTCCTGCACCTCGCCGCCGACCCCGACGGCTTCGCCCAGGAACTGGCCCGCCCCATGCCCCGCCCGCCCCAGCCCGCCGCCCGCCGCGGCACCCGCTTCCACGCCTGGGTCGAATCCCGCTTCGAAGAGCTCCGCCTGCCCATGCTCGACCCCGAAGAGCTCCCCGGCAGCGAAGCCGACATCGCCGACGAACGCGACCTCGAAGCCCTCAAGGAAGCCTTCGACAGCACGCCCTACGCCGACCGCACCCCGTACCGCGTCGAAACGCCCTTCCAGCTCGCCATCGCGGGCCGCGTCATCCGCGGTCGCATCGACGCCGTCTACAAAGAAGGCGAAGGCGACGACACCACGTACGAGATCGTCGACTGGAAGACCACCCGCGGCCGCACCGCCGACCCCCTCCAGCTCGCCGTCTACCGACTCGCCTGGGCCGAGCAGCACGGCCTCGCGCCCGAGGCGGTCAAGGCGACGTTCGTCTACGTACGCGACGGCGAGACCGTCACCCCCCGCGACCTCCCCGGACGCGCCGAAATGGAGCGCCTCCTTCTCGAAGACCCCACCCCCGGCCCCGGCGACCGGAGAGCACCGGAACCACCGCACCAGCACGCTCCGGCGGACGGATAG
- a CDS encoding ATP-dependent helicase, whose protein sequence is MSSSSSTRNLSHRQVRQGTPGAYRLVRTPPAPVDPPRLDARQRAVVDHVHGPLLVLAGPGTGKTTTLVEAVAARIAKGTDPERILVLTFSRKAAVELRDRMALRIGAAHAPQATTFHSFCYALVRAHQDAGLFAEPLRLLSGPEQDVAVRELLAGQIDLEQAGLAHVRWPDELRACLTTRGFADEVRAVLARSRELGLGPAALDAFARRIGRPDWKAAATFLAEYLDVLDLHGVLDYAELVHRAVLLAHRTPVADELATRYDAVFVDEYQDTDPAQVRLLHALAGDGRTLLAFGDPDQSIYTFRGADVNGILEFPDQFPRADKSPAPVEVLTTSRRSGAHLLDATRRITRRMPLTRLPADKVRAHRELTPARDGGRVEAYTYPTSGTELDNIADILRRAHLEDGIPWNDMAVLVRAGTRSIPAIRRTLTAAGVPLDIDGDDLPLRHEPAVTPLLTALRAVALSVAQDTPEPDDDQDREPPVWLDTETALTLLASPLAGMDAADLRRLGRALREEERTAGNHLPPPSDELLARALAQPERLTAHDPAHARGAQRLGALLRAARETLTSGGTAEEALWQLWNGTSWPQRLERAARRGGAAGRNADRDLDAVCALFATASRAEERTGGRGALNFLEEVEAQDIAADTLAGRAVRPDAVRLMTAHRSKGLEWRLVVVAGVQEGLWPDLRRRGSLLEADRIGRDGLAEPLTPGALLSEERRLFYVATTRARERLVVTAVKAPADDGDQPSRFLTELGVDPQDVTGRPRRPLSVAALVAELRATTVDPRASDTLRDAAARRLARLAALTDDDGRPLVPSAHPYRWWGMDDPTESRIPLRDRDQPVVLSGSALDQLANTCSLQWFLGREVKADAPATAAQGFGNVVHVLADEVASGRTPADLAVLMERLDSVWDALAFDAPWKSAQEKEHARVALERFLRWHVDSSRVRTPVASEHPFDVTLEAGSYEVRIRGSMDRVERDTEGRAYVVDFKTGKHAPSAADVARHPQLAVYQLAVREGAVDEAFDGERPEPGGAELVQLRQGAAKKDGGDTLPKVQAQQPLGEPGEGEGEGAWVGDLLATAAGKVLDERFTPTTGQHCTHCAFRASCSARPEGKHVVE, encoded by the coding sequence GTGAGCTCCTCTTCCTCCACCCGGAACCTGTCGCACCGCCAGGTACGACAGGGGACCCCCGGCGCGTACCGACTGGTGCGTACCCCGCCGGCCCCGGTGGACCCCCCTCGTCTGGACGCACGGCAGCGCGCGGTGGTTGACCACGTGCACGGCCCGCTGCTCGTCCTCGCGGGACCGGGCACGGGCAAGACGACCACGCTCGTCGAGGCCGTCGCCGCACGCATCGCCAAAGGCACCGACCCCGAGCGCATCCTGGTCCTCACCTTCAGCCGCAAGGCAGCCGTCGAACTGCGCGACCGGATGGCCCTGCGCATCGGCGCCGCCCACGCACCACAGGCCACCACGTTCCACTCGTTCTGCTACGCCCTCGTCCGTGCCCACCAGGACGCCGGCCTCTTCGCGGAACCCCTGCGCCTGCTGTCCGGACCCGAACAGGACGTCGCCGTACGCGAACTGCTCGCCGGCCAGATCGACCTGGAGCAGGCCGGCCTCGCCCATGTCCGCTGGCCCGACGAACTGCGGGCCTGCCTGACCACCCGAGGCTTCGCCGACGAGGTACGCGCCGTCCTCGCCCGCAGCCGTGAACTGGGCCTCGGACCGGCCGCACTCGACGCCTTCGCCCGCCGCATCGGCCGCCCCGACTGGAAGGCCGCCGCCACCTTCCTCGCCGAATACCTCGACGTCCTCGACCTGCACGGCGTCCTCGACTACGCCGAACTCGTCCACCGCGCGGTCCTCCTCGCCCACCGCACCCCCGTCGCCGACGAACTCGCCACGCGCTACGACGCCGTCTTCGTCGACGAATACCAGGACACCGACCCGGCCCAGGTGCGGCTGCTGCACGCCCTCGCCGGCGACGGCCGCACCCTGCTCGCCTTCGGAGACCCCGACCAGTCGATCTACACGTTCCGCGGCGCCGACGTGAACGGCATCCTCGAATTCCCCGACCAGTTCCCCCGCGCCGACAAAAGCCCCGCCCCCGTAGAGGTCCTCACGACGTCCCGCCGCTCCGGAGCGCACCTCCTCGACGCCACCCGCCGCATCACCCGGCGCATGCCCCTGACCCGGCTGCCCGCCGACAAGGTCCGCGCCCACCGCGAGCTGACCCCCGCGCGGGACGGCGGCCGCGTCGAGGCCTACACGTACCCGACCTCCGGCACCGAACTCGACAACATCGCGGACATCCTGCGCCGCGCCCACCTCGAGGACGGCATCCCCTGGAACGACATGGCCGTCCTCGTCCGCGCCGGCACCCGCTCCATCCCCGCGATCCGCCGCACCCTCACCGCCGCGGGCGTCCCCCTCGACATCGACGGCGACGACCTGCCCCTGCGCCACGAACCGGCCGTCACGCCCCTGCTGACCGCACTCAGGGCCGTCGCCCTCAGCGTCGCGCAGGACACCCCCGAACCCGACGACGACCAGGACCGGGAACCGCCCGTCTGGCTCGACACCGAGACCGCCCTCACCCTCCTCGCCTCACCCCTCGCCGGCATGGACGCCGCCGACCTGCGCCGCCTCGGCCGCGCCCTGCGCGAGGAGGAACGCACCGCCGGCAACCACCTGCCGCCGCCGTCCGACGAACTCCTCGCACGCGCCCTGGCCCAGCCCGAACGCCTCACCGCCCACGACCCCGCCCACGCCCGCGGCGCCCAGCGCCTCGGCGCACTGCTGCGCGCGGCCCGCGAAACCCTCACCTCCGGAGGCACCGCCGAAGAAGCCCTCTGGCAGCTGTGGAACGGCACCTCCTGGCCCCAGCGCCTGGAACGCGCCGCCCGCCGCGGCGGTGCCGCGGGACGCAACGCGGACCGCGACCTCGACGCCGTATGCGCCCTGTTCGCGACCGCCTCCCGCGCCGAGGAACGCACCGGAGGCCGCGGCGCCCTCAACTTCCTCGAAGAGGTCGAAGCCCAGGACATCGCCGCCGACACCCTCGCCGGACGCGCCGTACGCCCCGACGCCGTACGCCTCATGACCGCCCACCGCTCCAAGGGCCTCGAATGGCGCCTCGTCGTCGTCGCCGGCGTACAGGAAGGCCTGTGGCCCGACCTGCGCCGCCGTGGCTCCCTCCTCGAAGCCGACCGCATCGGACGCGACGGCCTCGCCGAACCCCTCACCCCCGGAGCGCTCCTCTCCGAAGAGCGCCGCCTGTTCTACGTAGCCACCACGCGCGCGCGTGAACGCCTCGTCGTCACCGCGGTCAAGGCACCCGCCGACGACGGCGACCAGCCGTCCCGCTTCCTCACCGAACTCGGCGTCGACCCCCAGGACGTCACCGGCCGCCCGCGCCGCCCCCTGTCCGTCGCCGCGCTCGTCGCCGAACTGCGCGCCACGACCGTCGACCCACGCGCCTCCGACACGCTGCGCGACGCCGCCGCCCGCCGCCTCGCCCGCCTCGCCGCCCTCACCGACGACGACGGACGCCCCCTCGTACCGTCCGCGCACCCCTACCGCTGGTGGGGCATGGACGACCCCACCGAGAGCAGAATCCCCCTGCGCGACCGCGACCAGCCCGTCGTCCTCTCCGGAAGCGCCCTCGACCAGCTCGCCAACACCTGCTCCCTGCAGTGGTTCCTCGGCCGCGAGGTCAAGGCCGACGCCCCCGCCACCGCCGCCCAGGGCTTCGGGAACGTCGTCCACGTCCTCGCCGACGAGGTCGCCTCCGGACGCACCCCGGCCGATCTCGCCGTCCTCATGGAACGCCTCGACTCGGTCTGGGACGCCCTCGCCTTCGACGCCCCCTGGAAGTCGGCCCAGGAGAAGGAGCACGCGCGCGTGGCGCTCGAACGCTTCCTTCGCTGGCACGTCGACTCCAGCCGCGTGCGCACCCCCGTAGCCAGCGAACACCCCTTCGACGTCACCCTCGAAGCGGGCTCCTACGAAGTCCGCATCCGTGGCTCCATGGACCGCGTCGAGCGCGACACCGAAGGCCGTGCCTACGTAGTCGACTTCAAGACCGGCAAGCACGCCCCCTCCGCCGCCGACGTCGCCCGCCACCCCCAGCTCGCCGTCTACCAGCTCGCCGTGCGCGAGGGCGCCGTCGACGAAGCCTTCGACGGCGAACGCCCCGAACCCGGCGGCGCCGAACTCGTCCAGCTGCGCCAGGGAGCCGCCAAGAAGGACGGCGGCGACACCCTCCCCAAGGTGCAGGCGCAACAGCCCCTCGGCGAACCCGGGGAAGGCGAGGGGGAGGGAGCGTGGGTCGGCGACCTCCTCGCCACCGCCGCCGGCAAGGTGCTCGACGAACGCTTCACCCCCACCACCGGACAGCACTGCACCCACTGCGCGTTCCGCGCCTCGTGCAGCGCCCGCCCCGAGGGCAAACACGTCGTCGAGTGA